One window of Candidatus Nanopelagicales bacterium genomic DNA carries:
- a CDS encoding YajQ family cyclic di-GMP-binding protein → MADSSFDIVSKVERQEVDNALNQAQKELRTRFDFKNTGAGIEWTGDLSVEITAGTEERALAALDVFKDKLVKRSISLKALESGEPRLSGKEYKISASLQSGLTAEQAKKLAKIIRDSGPKGVKPQIQGDELRVSGKKRDDLQAVIALVKQEDLDFPVQFTNYR, encoded by the coding sequence ATGGCAGACAGCAGTTTCGACATCGTGTCCAAGGTGGAGCGGCAGGAGGTCGACAACGCGCTGAACCAAGCGCAGAAGGAACTGCGCACCCGCTTCGACTTCAAGAACACGGGGGCCGGGATCGAGTGGACCGGTGACCTCAGTGTCGAGATCACCGCCGGCACCGAGGAGCGAGCCCTCGCCGCCTTGGATGTGTTCAAGGACAAGCTGGTCAAGCGCTCGATCAGCCTCAAGGCCCTCGAGTCCGGTGAGCCTCGACTGTCCGGCAAGGAGTACAAGATCTCGGCGTCATTGCAGTCCGGGCTCACCGCCGAGCAGGCCAAGAAGCTGGCGAAGATCATCCGCGACTCCGGACCCAAGGGGGTCAAGCCGCAGATCCAGGGTGACGAACTGCGCGTCTCCGGTAAGAAGCGCGACGATCTGCAGGCAGTCATCGCTCTGGTCAAGCAGGAAGATCTGGACTTCCCGGTCCAGTTCACGAACTACCGCTGA
- a CDS encoding aquaporin, translating into MLARKLSAEFVGTFLLVLLAVGAAVSGIGGLSDYPASGVTGVALAFGFVLMGLAYALGPTSGCHVNPAVTLAFMASRRQEVKEGLLYMVVQFLGAALGGAVLYVLVEFGGVADRTGGLGTNAFGGNGPNALGAFVAELLLTAAFVGVILLVTDHAAAPGFAGLAIGATLAAVHLVGIPLTGTSVNPARSLGPALFAGGESLQQVWLFLIAPFLGGLLAVGFWALVRPHDAILGDEGEEALERNKA; encoded by the coding sequence ATGCTCGCCCGCAAATTGTCCGCCGAGTTCGTCGGGACGTTCTTGCTTGTGCTGTTGGCCGTCGGCGCGGCGGTCAGCGGGATCGGTGGGCTGTCCGACTACCCCGCGAGCGGTGTCACTGGTGTGGCGCTGGCGTTCGGATTCGTCTTGATGGGTCTTGCCTACGCGCTCGGACCGACGTCCGGCTGCCATGTGAACCCGGCAGTGACCTTGGCCTTCATGGCGTCGCGTCGCCAGGAGGTCAAAGAGGGTTTGCTGTATATGGTCGTGCAGTTCCTGGGCGCTGCCTTGGGAGGTGCGGTGCTCTACGTCTTGGTCGAGTTCGGTGGGGTCGCTGATCGCACGGGTGGACTCGGTACCAACGCGTTCGGCGGCAACGGCCCCAACGCTCTTGGTGCCTTCGTCGCCGAACTCCTTCTGACGGCAGCTTTCGTCGGCGTCATCCTGCTGGTCACCGACCACGCCGCTGCGCCGGGCTTCGCTGGCCTGGCCATCGGCGCCACCCTTGCGGCCGTCCACCTGGTCGGAATCCCTCTGACTGGCACCTCGGTCAACCCGGCTCGCTCGTTGGGACCGGCGCTGTTCGCCGGTGGCGAGTCGTTGCAGCAGGTGTGGTTGTTCTTGATCGCACCGTTCCTCGGCGGGCTGCTGGCCGTCGGCTTCTGGGCACTGGTGCGGCCGCATGACGCGATCCTGGGCGACGAGGGCGAAGAAGCCCTCGAGCGGAACAAGGCCTGA
- the rpmG gene encoding 50S ribosomal protein L33: protein MAKASDVRPKITLACQDCKERNYITKKNRRNNPDRLELKKFCPRCNASTVHKETR from the coding sequence ATGGCCAAGGCCAGCGATGTCCGCCCCAAGATCACCTTGGCTTGCCAGGACTGCAAAGAGCGCAACTACATCACGAAGAAGAACCGGCGCAACAACCCCGACCGGCTCGAGTTGAAGAAGTTCTGCCCGCGCTGCAACGCCAGCACGGTGCACAAGGAAACCCGCTGA
- a CDS encoding glucose 1-dehydrogenase, producing MGRLDDRVAIVTGGGRGIGQATSLRLAADGAAVVVNDIDETPAAETVDLITQAGGRAVAAVANTVELDQAHALVNRAVSEFGQLDILVNNAGTTRDKMFHGLDDELFDFVVDTNLKTGFHTTLAAMPFMREVAKAEIKENGAPAYHRKIIFTSSVAALMGNPGQFNYTAAKGAIIATTKTLARELGPFGINVNAVAPGFVETRLTAAKQSGETYGIPEEMRTMARAMISLGRLGLPEDIANVTAFLASSDSDFVSGVTIPVTGGQLGGM from the coding sequence GTGGGACGTCTGGACGACCGGGTGGCGATTGTGACCGGCGGTGGCCGGGGAATCGGGCAGGCCACTTCTTTGCGCCTGGCTGCCGATGGGGCGGCCGTCGTGGTCAATGACATCGACGAGACTCCCGCCGCCGAGACAGTGGATCTGATCACACAGGCGGGGGGGCGGGCCGTGGCGGCCGTGGCCAACACCGTCGAACTCGATCAGGCGCACGCGCTGGTCAACCGCGCCGTGAGCGAGTTCGGCCAACTCGACATTCTGGTCAACAACGCGGGGACCACGCGGGACAAGATGTTCCACGGACTGGACGACGAACTCTTCGACTTCGTGGTGGACACCAACCTCAAGACGGGCTTCCACACCACGCTGGCCGCCATGCCCTTCATGCGTGAGGTCGCCAAGGCGGAGATCAAGGAGAACGGCGCCCCCGCCTATCACCGCAAGATCATCTTCACTTCGAGTGTCGCGGCGCTGATGGGCAACCCCGGCCAGTTTAACTACACCGCCGCCAAGGGCGCCATCATCGCCACGACCAAGACCTTGGCTCGGGAACTCGGGCCGTTCGGTATCAACGTCAACGCAGTCGCTCCGGGCTTCGTGGAGACCCGCCTCACCGCGGCCAAACAATCGGGTGAGACCTACGGGATCCCGGAAGAAATGCGGACCATGGCGCGCGCGATGATCTCGCTGGGCCGCCTCGGTCTGCCGGAGGACATAGCAAACGTCACGGCATTCCTCGCTTCGTCGGATTCCGACTTCGTCTCCGGGGTCACCATCCCTGTCACCGGCGGACAACTCGGAGGCATGTGA
- a CDS encoding MaoC family dehydratase N-terminal domain-containing protein has protein sequence MPLNPGYVGKAYPATPGYLVGREHIRDFATAIGDNNPVFHNVDVARELGYPDLIAPPTFPFTLTMKAMAMAMFDPELGLDYGRVVHGEQHFEYTRPICAGDELVVSTVIADIHSSGKNEFLTTRSEVSTVAGELVVTTSEVIVSRGTAVEVAP, from the coding sequence ATGCCTCTCAACCCCGGGTACGTCGGCAAGGCCTACCCCGCCACCCCCGGCTACCTCGTCGGCCGCGAGCACATTCGTGACTTCGCCACCGCCATCGGAGACAACAACCCCGTGTTCCACAACGTCGATGTCGCGCGGGAACTCGGCTATCCGGATCTCATCGCCCCACCGACCTTCCCATTCACGCTCACGATGAAGGCCATGGCCATGGCGATGTTCGACCCGGAACTGGGATTGGACTATGGCCGCGTGGTGCACGGTGAGCAGCACTTCGAGTACACACGTCCGATCTGCGCCGGTGACGAACTGGTCGTGAGCACAGTCATCGCCGACATCCACTCGTCTGGCAAGAACGAGTTCCTCACCACCCGCAGCGAAGTGAGCACAGTGGCCGGCGAACTCGTCGTGACCACGTCGGAGGTCATCGTGTCCCGGGGGACCGCGGTGGAGGTGGCGCCATGA
- a CDS encoding MaoC/PaaZ C-terminal domain-containing protein, producing MTTVTFDDISVGDELPPLRVRLQRVNLVMYAGASGDFNPIHWNERIATAVGLPDVIAHGMLTMATAARVVTEWLDDPGAVRSYQARFSRPVVVPDDDRGAEVTITAQVAEKLADGHVAIEITAMSGDEEVLKQARAVVELRL from the coding sequence ATGACCACAGTGACATTCGATGACATCTCGGTCGGCGACGAGCTCCCCCCGCTGAGAGTGCGGCTGCAGCGCGTCAATCTGGTCATGTACGCAGGGGCCAGTGGCGACTTCAATCCCATTCACTGGAATGAACGAATCGCGACCGCAGTCGGGCTTCCCGACGTCATCGCGCACGGCATGCTCACGATGGCCACGGCTGCGAGAGTGGTCACGGAGTGGCTGGACGATCCGGGCGCTGTTCGGTCCTATCAGGCCCGTTTCAGCCGTCCGGTGGTGGTGCCCGACGACGATCGTGGCGCTGAAGTCACGATCACCGCGCAGGTGGCCGAGAAGCTGGCTGACGGTCACGTGGCGATCGAGATCACGGCTATGTCCGGTGACGAGGAAGTGCTGAAGCAGGCGCGCGCTGTGGTGGAACTACGGCTCTGA
- a CDS encoding DUF3558 family protein — MDSTSGTGVDLMRSALSPEPNPSGGLARPRGLTGAQGRARAARLSISASILAVGALVAGCSGSAQPGGPVSTGSATSAVPTPSATSALPSESVSAVSADDPCGLLTADEINQVLETTFPAGEESTDGARQIATCTFTKMGDVGGVEVPEAIVDVSVSQIDGAKSYDTNVDLAPAYFGDKARPVELPGAKRAYILTNEETESPVVGMLVGDHFVMVQIGVGASDEQALQLATTAAARIS; from the coding sequence ATGGACAGCACCTCAGGGACGGGAGTCGACCTCATGCGCAGCGCCCTTTCGCCAGAACCGAACCCTTCGGGGGGGCTGGCCCGTCCGCGAGGACTGACCGGTGCGCAAGGACGGGCGCGAGCGGCGAGACTGTCCATTTCGGCATCAATTCTGGCTGTCGGCGCGTTGGTTGCGGGGTGTTCGGGGTCAGCGCAACCCGGAGGGCCGGTTTCGACCGGGTCGGCGACTTCCGCCGTGCCGACCCCTTCCGCGACCTCGGCGCTGCCGAGCGAGTCGGTGTCAGCCGTCAGCGCTGATGACCCTTGTGGCTTGCTCACCGCCGATGAGATCAATCAGGTACTCGAGACAACGTTCCCCGCCGGGGAAGAGTCCACTGATGGCGCCCGGCAGATCGCGACCTGCACGTTCACCAAGATGGGCGACGTCGGTGGTGTCGAGGTCCCGGAGGCGATCGTCGACGTGAGCGTCTCCCAGATCGATGGTGCCAAGTCGTATGACACCAACGTCGATCTGGCGCCGGCCTACTTCGGGGACAAGGCCAGGCCCGTCGAACTACCCGGCGCCAAGCGCGCTTACATCCTCACCAACGAGGAAACCGAATCACCTGTGGTCGGGATGCTGGTGGGCGACCACTTCGTCATGGTCCAGATCGGAGTCGGCGCCAGCGACGAGCAGGCCCTACAACTGGCCACCACCGCAGCGGCTCGGATCAGTTGA
- a CDS encoding UDP-N-acetylmuramate dehydrogenase produces MVQPVDERPALPDVCLADLTTLRLGGPAHRVVEATTQDEIIAEVQRADHDGESLLVLGGGSNVVVADDGWPGTVLLVRNRGVAIAEGCGAAQVIAEAGEDWDHLVATAVATELAGVEALSGIPGRVGATPIQNVGAYGQEVADVIARVRLFDRKSGEIRELTPGQCGFAYRDSVFKRRPGRYVILAVAFRLERSASSRPITYPELARRLGVGLGDRAPLGDVRAAVLGLRGEKGMVLDDSDHDTWSAGSFFTNPIIDPASAQTLPDEAPRFPVKGGVKVSAAWLIENAGFGKGYGTGTAAVSTKHSLALTNRGSATSAELLALANQIRIGVADRFGIRLSPEPVLVGCEL; encoded by the coding sequence GTGGTCCAGCCCGTCGATGAGCGCCCGGCGCTGCCCGATGTGTGCTTGGCAGACCTCACCACCTTGCGCCTGGGGGGCCCGGCTCACCGCGTTGTGGAGGCGACCACCCAGGACGAGATCATCGCCGAGGTGCAGCGAGCGGACCATGACGGGGAGTCGCTGCTCGTCCTCGGTGGCGGAAGCAACGTCGTCGTCGCCGATGACGGATGGCCCGGCACCGTGTTGCTCGTGCGCAACCGTGGGGTCGCGATCGCGGAAGGGTGTGGTGCCGCCCAGGTGATCGCCGAGGCAGGTGAGGATTGGGATCACCTCGTGGCCACCGCGGTGGCCACGGAACTCGCAGGCGTCGAGGCGCTCTCGGGTATCCCCGGTCGGGTGGGGGCCACACCGATCCAAAATGTCGGCGCTTACGGTCAAGAGGTCGCGGACGTCATCGCTCGAGTCCGGCTCTTCGACCGCAAGAGCGGGGAGATCAGGGAGTTGACCCCCGGCCAATGTGGATTCGCCTATCGCGACAGCGTGTTCAAACGACGCCCGGGCCGGTACGTGATCCTCGCGGTGGCATTCCGGCTCGAGCGCTCGGCATCATCACGGCCGATCACGTACCCGGAGTTGGCCAGGCGGTTAGGCGTGGGATTGGGTGATCGCGCTCCTCTCGGTGATGTCCGAGCGGCCGTGCTCGGCCTGCGTGGTGAGAAGGGAATGGTGCTCGATGACAGCGATCACGACACCTGGAGCGCCGGTTCTTTCTTCACCAATCCCATCATCGATCCGGCGTCAGCCCAGACGCTGCCCGACGAGGCCCCGCGGTTCCCGGTCAAGGGCGGAGTGAAAGTCAGCGCTGCCTGGTTGATCGAGAATGCCGGCTTCGGCAAGGGGTATGGAACGGGCACGGCGGCGGTGTCCACCAAACACTCGCTGGCATTGACCAACAGAGGTTCGGCCACGAGCGCTGAGTTGCTGGCGCTCGCCAATCAAATCCGTATCGGGGTGGCCGATCGGTTCGGGATCCGACTGTCACCTGAGCCGGTGCTGGTGGGATGCGAACTGTGA
- a CDS encoding pyridoxal phosphate-dependent aminotransferase, giving the protein MSASARVSQRIGSIAESATLAVDAKAKAMKAAGRPVIGFGAGEPDFPTADYIVEAAVIAARDPKNHRYSPAGGQPALKEAIAAKTERDSGLVVPPSQVLVSNGGKQALYNAFATLLDPGDEVLLPAPYWTTYPELVQLAGGTVVEVPTDESTGYRASIAQLEEYVTDRTKVLVFVSPSNPTGAVYSPAEVEAIGQWAVERGLWVITDEIYEHLVYGDAEFSSMPVLAPDLADRCVVVNGVAKTYAMTGWRVGWMVGPADVVKAATNLQSHATSNVCNVAQAAALAAVSGDLAVVAEMRTAFDRRRRDIVALLNEIDGVECPEPEGAFYAYPSVKQVLGRDIRGRVPTTTAELAEIILDEVEVAVVPGEAFGTPGYLRLSYALGDDDLREGVTRIATLLA; this is encoded by the coding sequence ATGTCTGCCTCCGCACGGGTTTCCCAAAGAATCGGCTCCATCGCAGAGTCGGCCACGCTGGCCGTCGACGCCAAGGCCAAGGCCATGAAGGCCGCCGGTCGCCCGGTCATCGGCTTCGGCGCGGGCGAGCCGGACTTCCCCACCGCCGACTACATCGTCGAGGCGGCTGTCATCGCGGCACGGGACCCGAAGAACCATCGGTACTCCCCGGCCGGAGGCCAGCCCGCCTTGAAAGAGGCCATCGCGGCGAAGACGGAACGGGACTCGGGCCTCGTGGTACCCCCCAGCCAGGTTCTCGTGAGCAACGGCGGCAAGCAGGCTCTCTACAATGCGTTCGCCACCCTGCTGGATCCCGGCGACGAGGTCCTGCTGCCCGCGCCGTACTGGACCACGTATCCCGAGCTCGTACAGCTCGCCGGGGGGACGGTGGTCGAGGTTCCGACGGACGAGTCGACCGGGTATCGGGCCAGCATCGCGCAACTCGAGGAGTATGTGACGGACCGCACCAAGGTTCTGGTGTTCGTGTCACCGTCCAACCCGACTGGCGCCGTCTACTCCCCCGCCGAGGTCGAGGCCATCGGACAGTGGGCCGTCGAACGCGGGCTCTGGGTCATCACGGACGAGATCTACGAACACTTGGTGTACGGCGATGCGGAGTTCAGTTCCATGCCCGTACTGGCACCGGACCTCGCCGATCGCTGTGTCGTCGTCAATGGGGTGGCCAAGACCTACGCCATGACCGGCTGGCGCGTGGGGTGGATGGTGGGTCCCGCCGACGTGGTCAAGGCAGCGACCAACCTGCAGTCACACGCCACCTCGAATGTGTGCAATGTGGCTCAGGCCGCGGCCTTGGCAGCCGTGTCCGGGGATCTGGCCGTCGTCGCGGAGATGCGCACGGCGTTCGACCGGCGCCGACGCGACATCGTGGCCCTGCTGAACGAGATCGACGGGGTGGAATGCCCCGAACCCGAGGGCGCCTTCTACGCCTACCCCTCGGTCAAGCAGGTCCTGGGGCGCGACATCCGTGGTCGGGTCCCCACGACCACCGCGGAGTTGGCGGAGATCATCCTTGACGAGGTCGAAGTCGCCGTCGTGCCGGGCGAAGCGTTCGGCACACCCGGGTACTTACGTCTGTCCTATGCACTGGGCGACGACGATCTACGCGAGGGCGTGACCCGGATCGCCACTCTGCTCGCCTGA
- the secE gene encoding preprotein translocase subunit SecE → MSGTGTARADRDSLGWFARLSLFLREVIAELRKVIWPTRKELIAYTGVVIVFVVIMAGIVALMDFVFGRGVLALFGGE, encoded by the coding sequence GTGAGCGGAACCGGAACAGCGCGAGCTGACCGGGACAGCCTGGGCTGGTTCGCCCGACTGTCCTTGTTCCTGCGCGAGGTCATCGCCGAGCTGCGCAAGGTCATCTGGCCCACACGCAAGGAACTCATCGCCTACACCGGCGTGGTCATCGTCTTCGTGGTGATCATGGCCGGGATCGTGGCCCTCATGGACTTCGTATTCGGACGCGGCGTTCTCGCCCTGTTCGGCGGCGAGTGA
- the nusG gene encoding transcription termination/antitermination protein NusG, with protein sequence MTDQPTWSDGPAVPAETGDGTTAVDSAPDPFASTDETAAVQSELSEVTDPDLAPDEATQFENSSDAAAAEVTQVEDEAAIAQQPASDGDVAAADDDASPSAGDAGVDVGTGEIDEAGEPDLRESLMMQPGEWFVIHSYAGYEKRVKANLERRRETMNLEDRIFQVEVPEEEVWEFRKGEKKRVRRIKLPGYVLVRMDMDDETWGAVRHTPGVTGFVGSAQNPQPLSIDEVVRMLQPPETSKPAAAATPDSAAQQAASSGGAAPATQTVVVSDFSVGDVVTVIDGPFATLQATISEVNGESQKLTAMVELFGRDTPVELRFDQVERA encoded by the coding sequence GTGACCGATCAGCCGACGTGGTCCGACGGACCGGCAGTCCCCGCCGAGACCGGGGATGGGACTACCGCCGTCGACAGCGCCCCCGATCCGTTCGCCTCGACCGATGAGACGGCCGCCGTCCAGTCCGAACTCTCCGAAGTGACGGATCCTGACCTGGCGCCGGACGAAGCCACTCAGTTCGAGAACTCCTCAGACGCGGCCGCCGCAGAGGTGACCCAGGTCGAGGATGAGGCCGCCATCGCACAACAGCCGGCCTCCGACGGTGATGTTGCCGCCGCGGATGACGACGCAAGCCCCAGCGCGGGAGATGCCGGTGTCGATGTCGGCACTGGCGAGATCGACGAGGCGGGTGAACCCGACCTGCGCGAATCACTCATGATGCAGCCCGGTGAGTGGTTCGTGATCCACTCCTACGCCGGCTACGAGAAGCGAGTGAAGGCCAACCTCGAGCGTCGTCGCGAGACCATGAACCTCGAGGACCGGATTTTCCAGGTCGAGGTCCCCGAAGAAGAGGTCTGGGAGTTCCGCAAGGGCGAGAAGAAGCGGGTCCGCCGCATCAAACTGCCCGGCTACGTTCTGGTGCGGATGGACATGGACGACGAGACGTGGGGCGCGGTGCGCCATACTCCCGGAGTCACCGGATTCGTCGGTAGTGCCCAGAACCCGCAACCGCTCAGCATCGACGAGGTCGTGCGTATGCTGCAGCCGCCCGAGACGTCCAAGCCCGCAGCGGCCGCAACTCCCGACAGCGCGGCACAGCAAGCAGCCAGCTCCGGTGGCGCTGCCCCCGCCACCCAGACGGTTGTGGTCAGCGACTTCTCCGTGGGTGACGTGGTCACGGTGATCGACGGGCCGTTCGCGACCCTGCAAGCCACCATCTCCGAGGTCAATGGGGAGAGTCAGAAACTCACGGCGATGGTCGAACTGTTCGGTCGTGACACCCCGGTCGAACTACGTTTCGATCAGGTCGAACGGGCATGA
- the rplK gene encoding 50S ribosomal protein L11, with protein MAPKKKVAGLIKLQIQAGQANPAPPVGPALGQHGVNIMEFCKAYNAATESQRGEVIPVEITVYEDRSFTFITKTPPAAKLVLKAAGLQKGSGEPHKTKVGSITRDQVRQIAETKMPDLNANDIDGAMKIIEGTARQMGVTVTG; from the coding sequence ATGGCTCCCAAGAAGAAGGTCGCCGGCCTGATCAAACTGCAGATTCAGGCGGGCCAGGCCAACCCGGCCCCACCCGTGGGTCCTGCGTTGGGACAGCACGGTGTCAACATCATGGAGTTCTGCAAGGCCTACAACGCGGCCACCGAGAGCCAGCGCGGCGAAGTGATCCCAGTGGAGATCACCGTCTACGAGGATCGCTCGTTCACGTTCATCACCAAGACTCCTCCCGCCGCGAAGTTGGTACTCAAGGCCGCCGGGCTGCAGAAAGGTTCGGGCGAGCCACACAAGACCAAGGTTGGTTCCATCACGCGCGATCAGGTGCGCCAGATCGCTGAGACCAAGATGCCCGACCTCAATGCCAACGACATCGACGGAGCGATGAAGATCATCGAGGGCACCGCCCGTCAGATGGGCGTCACCGTCACCGGCTGA
- the rplA gene encoding 50S ribosomal protein L1, which yields MKHGKNYRSAAATVDRDKLYTPLEAMTLVKDSGTEKFDATVEAVARLSVDPRKADQMVRGTVNLPHGTGKTARVLVFAAGEKAEQARAAGADFVGSDDMIEKVAGGWTDFDAAVATPDMMGKVGRLGKVLGPRGLMPNPKTGTVTMDVAKAVEEIKGGKIEFRVDKHANLHFIVGKKSFTAEQLAENYTAALDEILRLKPSSSKGRYIKKIVVSSTMGPGIPVEPARARESAGDQA from the coding sequence ATGAAGCACGGAAAGAACTACCGCAGTGCCGCCGCCACGGTGGACCGCGACAAGCTGTACACCCCACTCGAGGCCATGACGCTGGTCAAGGACTCCGGAACCGAGAAGTTCGACGCCACCGTCGAGGCAGTTGCGCGGCTTAGCGTGGATCCCCGCAAAGCCGATCAGATGGTCAGGGGCACCGTGAACCTGCCGCACGGCACGGGCAAGACCGCGCGGGTGCTGGTCTTCGCCGCCGGCGAGAAGGCCGAGCAGGCCCGGGCAGCCGGGGCGGACTTCGTCGGCAGCGACGACATGATCGAGAAGGTCGCCGGAGGTTGGACCGACTTCGACGCGGCTGTCGCGACCCCGGACATGATGGGCAAGGTCGGCCGGTTGGGCAAGGTTCTGGGCCCCCGCGGTCTGATGCCGAACCCCAAGACCGGCACGGTGACGATGGACGTCGCCAAGGCCGTCGAGGAGATCAAGGGCGGCAAGATCGAGTTCCGCGTCGACAAGCATGCGAACTTGCACTTCATCGTGGGCAAGAAGTCGTTCACCGCAGAACAGCTGGCCGAGAACTACACGGCGGCCTTGGACGAGATCCTGCGGCTGAAGCCGTCGAGTTCCAAGGGCCGCTACATCAAGAAGATCGTGGTGAGTTCGACCATGGGACCCGGGATCCCGGTGGAGCCGGCCCGGGCCCGCGAATCCGCGGGCGACCAGGCCTGA
- the rplL gene encoding 50S ribosomal protein L7/L12, protein MAKLSTEELLDAFKEMTLLELSEFVKQFEETFEVTAAAPVAVAAAGAPAAAGGGEAAAAEQDEFDVVLESAGDKKIQVIKEVRSLTDLGLKEAKDLVEGAPKPVLEKVNKEAADKAKEALEAAGATVTVK, encoded by the coding sequence ATGGCGAAGCTCAGCACCGAGGAACTGCTGGATGCCTTCAAGGAGATGACTCTCCTGGAGCTCAGCGAGTTCGTGAAGCAGTTCGAAGAGACCTTCGAGGTCACCGCAGCCGCTCCCGTCGCGGTCGCAGCCGCGGGCGCCCCAGCGGCGGCCGGTGGCGGGGAGGCCGCCGCCGCCGAGCAGGACGAGTTCGATGTCGTCTTGGAGTCGGCCGGCGACAAGAAGATTCAGGTCATCAAGGAGGTCCGCAGTCTCACCGACCTGGGCCTCAAGGAGGCCAAGGACCTGGTCGAGGGCGCACCCAAGCCCGTCCTGGAGAAGGTCAACAAGGAGGCCGCAGACAAGGCCAAGGAGGCTCTCGAGGCCGCTGGAGCCACGGTCACCGTCAAGTGA